In Chiroxiphia lanceolata isolate bChiLan1 chromosome 2, bChiLan1.pri, whole genome shotgun sequence, a single genomic region encodes these proteins:
- the RPL21 gene encoding 60S ribosomal protein L21 produces the protein MTNTKGKRRGTRYMFSRPFRKHGVVPLATYMRIYKKGDIVDIKGMGTVQKGMPHKCYHGKTGRVYNVTQHAVGIIVNKQVKGKILAKRINVRIEHIKHSKSRDSFLQRVKENERKKKEAKEKGIWVQLKRQPAPPREAHFVRTNGKDPELLEPIPYEFMA, from the exons ATGACGAACacaaagggaaagaggagggggaCGCGTTACATGTTCTCAAGGCCGTTTCGCAAGCATG GAGTTGTTCCTCTGGCCACCTATATGCGGATCTACAAGAAGGGTGATATAGTTGATATCAAG GGTATGGGTACTGTTCAAAAAGGCATGCCCCACAAGTGTTACCATGGGAAGACTGGAAGGGTATATAATGTTACTCAGCACGCTGTGGGCATTATTGTTAACAAACAGGTTAA GGGCAAGATTCTTGCCAAGAGAATTAATGTGCGTATTGAGCACATTAAACATTCcaagagcagggacagctttcTGCAGCGtgtgaaggaaaatgaaaggaagaaaaaggaagcaaaagaaaaaggcatttggGTTCAACTGAAACGTCAG cCTGCTCCACCAAGAGAAGCACACTTTGTGAGAACTAATGGCAAGGATCCAGAACTGCTGGAGCCAATTCCCTATGAATTCATGGCATGA